The nucleotide sequence AGTGGGCAATGCGGCGGCAGCCCTGCTCGATGAGGTGCGTGGTGGCCTGGTAGGCGCCCTGGTAGTCGTCGAGCACCACGGCGTTGACGTTGGGTGTTTCCAGCATCCTATCGAAAAACACCAGCGGAATGCCGCGCTTACGGACTTTTTCGAAGTGGCGCGTGTCGTGGGTGGTGCGCGACAACGACACCAGAATGCCCTCCACCTGCGCGTTGATCAGCGTGTCTATGTTGCTCTTTTCCTGCTCTACTTCCTCGTTCGACTGGCAGATCATCACCCGGAAGCCGGCCTTGCTGGCCACCGTTTCGATGCCGTGCACCACCGACGCGAAGAACGTGCCCTCAATGTGCGGCACCAGCACGCCCAGCAGCTTGCTGCGCCCGGTGCGCAGGCTGGCCGCCAAGTGGTTGGGGTGGTAGTTGAACTGCTCCGCCAGCTCCTGCACCCGCTGCCGGGTGGCCGCGCTGATGGTGGTGTGGTTGTTGAGCGCCCGCGAAACAGTGGAGGGCGACAAGTTCAGCGCCTTGGCCAGATCGGCAATAGAAGCGCGGTGGTTCTGCACGGCAAGCGAGGGAAAGGGAAGAGAATTAAAGATTAAAAATGAAGAATTAAAAATAAACCGGCGGCCGGGCAAGTAGCGCGAACCTGTAGCGCGAAGCCTTTGCTTCGCGTTTTGTTGCGAAAATAGCTTCCGGTTTCCGGCCACGAAGAGCTGTAGCGCGAAGCCTTTGCTTCGCGTTTCGCTGCCCGATGCTGCGTTGCTCAACGAAACGCGAAGCAAAGGCTTCGCGCTACTTAGCTACCAGAACTTCACGTACAGGGCCGAAATCAGCAGCAGGATTACGGTGATGAGGGCCAGCTGCCGCGGCGCCACCCGGAACATGCCTTTCTCCAGGTGCAGGGCCTTGGGGTTCACGGCCGGGCCGGTCAGGCTGATGAGCGCCATCAGGGCCACGGTCAGGAAAAACGACCAGCCCATGCTCACCAGAAACGGCACTTCCAGCATGCCTTTGGCATTGCGGAAAGCGGTGTAGAAGATGGTTTCGGCGCCCAGCAGGCGCGGAGCCAGGTCGTTGAAGAACAGCGAGAAGCCGAAGCCGCCCAGCATGCCCGCCACGGCCGCCGTAGCGGTGGTGCGCTTCCAGAACATACCCAGCAGAAACACCGCCACGATGCCGGGCGAAATGTAGCCGGTGTACTTCTGCACGAACGTGAAGCCGCCGTTGCCGCCCACGCCCAGCAAATCTTCCCAGGTGAAGCTGATGGCCAGCAGCATGGCCAGCAGCACCGTCAGGCGGCCCACCCACACCAGCTTCGCCTCCGTGGCCTGCGGGTTGAGGTAGCGGCGGTAGATGTCGAGGGTGAAGATGGTGGAAATGGAGTTGGCTTTGCCGGCCAGCGAGGCCACAATGGCCGCTGTGAGGGCCGCCAGCGAAAGTCCCTTCAACCCATTCGGCAGGAAGGTGAGGATGGCCGAGTAGGCGTTGTCGGGATTCACGCCGGCCCCGCCGGCGCTCATTTCGGCCTGCAGGCTGCCGTTCTGGTGCAGCACGTAGGCCGCAATGCCGGGCAGCACCACCACCAGCGGCATAATCAGCTTCAGTAGGGCCGCGAACAGGATGCCGGTGCGGGCCGTGTTGAGGTTGGCACCCAACGCCCGCTGCGTGATGTACTGGTTGCAGCCCCAGTAGTTGAGGTTGGCCACCCACTGGCCGCCGGCGTACATCACCAAACCCGGCAGCGCCAAGTACTTGCTCACGTATTCCTGCGACGAGTTGGGCGTGGGCTTGGCGAAAATCATGTGAAAATGGTCGTCGGCGGAGTGCAGCAACGTCTGGAAGCCGGCAATGGCGCTGTGGCCCAGCCCGAACTTCTCGCTCACCAGCGTGAGAGCCAGGTAGCTGGTGGCCAGGCCGCCGAGCAGCAGCACCGCCACCTGAATCACGTCGGTGTAGCCCACCACCTTCATGCCGCCCAGCGTGATGATGAGCGCAAACACGGCCAGCCCCACCAGAATCAGGTGGAAGCTGCCGCCGTCGGCGCTACCCACCAGGTTGTTGATGGCCAGGGCTCCGAGGTAGAGAATCACGGTCAGGTTCACGGCCACGTACAGAAACAGCCAGAAGATGCTCATAATCAGGCTGAGCGTGGCGTTGTAGCGCTGCTCCAGAAACTGCGGCATCGTGTAGATTTTCTGCCGCAGGTAAATCGGCATAAAGAACACGGCCACGAACAGCAGCACAATGGCTGCCACCCACTCGTAGGCCGCCACCGCCAGCCCCTGCGTGAAGCCCGCCCCGGAAGTGCCGATAAACTGCTCGGCTGAGATGTTGGAGGCAATCATGCTGGCCCCGATGGCCCACCACGTCAGCGAGCCTTCGGCCAGGAAGTAGTCCTTGGAATCCAGCTCCTTGCTTTGCTTGCGCTTGTAGATATAATACCCGTAGCCCGACACCCCCAGCAGGTAGAACAGGAACACTAGAAGGTCGAAAGTTGTCAGGCCGTTGCGCATCAGAGAGGAAGGGTGGGAAACAGGGGAGGGGAGAAGGGAAGCAGAGCAGGGACAGCGCAGTTTGCGCTACGCTGCGGGACGGTACTAGTGCTAAGTAACAGAATTAGCGGCAGCTGCCTTGTAGTGCACTTCCGGCTGGGCCCGCAGCTGCTCGGCGGCCCATTCCGGCGTGATGTCGCGCTGGGCGTTGGCCAGCAGCTCGTAGCCCACCATAAACTTGCGCACCGTGGCCGAGCGCAGCAGCGGCGGGAAGAAGTGCATGTGCAGGTGCCACTCGGGGTACGCCGGGCCATCGGTGGGCCGCTGGTGCAAGCCGGCCGAGTACGGAAACGAGGTCTGGAACAGGTTGTCGTAGCGGATGGTGAGGCGCTGGAGGGCGTCGGCGAAGGCGTCTTTCTCGGCTTCGCTGAGCTGGGTGAGGTCCTGCACGGCGCGGCGCGGCAGTAGCAGCGCCTCGAAGGGCCAGCTGGCCCAGAACGGCACCAGCGCCACCCAGTGCGCGTTTTCCAGCACCACGCGGCTTTGCTCGGCCAGCTCCAGGGCCAGGTAGTCGGCGAGCAGCGTGCGGCCGTGCTCCTGGAAATAGGCCAGCTGCTGGCGGCTCTCCTTGGCCGGCTCGCCGGGCACGGTGCGCTGCGCCCATATCTGGCCGTGCGGGTGCGGGTTCGAGCAGCCCATCACGGCGCCCTTGTTCTCGAAAATCTGCACGTAGCCGATATCGGGGCGGGCGGCCAGCTCCCGGAACTGCTCGGTCCAGACGTCCACCACGCGGCGCAGGTCGGCTACCGGCATTTCGGGCAGCGTCAGGTCGTGGCGGGGCGAAAAGCAGATGACACGGCCCAGGCCACTCTCGGCCTCGGCCCGCAGCAGTCCGCCTTGGTTGAGCGAACCAGCCGGCGCATCCTCGCGCAGGGCCGCAAAGTCGTTGTCGAACACGAAGGTGCCGCGGTAGTCGGGGTTCTGGTCGCCGTTCACGCGGCCGTTGCCGGGGCAGAGGTAGCAGGTCGGGTCGTGGGCGGGGCGACTAGCCGTGTCGGGCGCTTCCTGCTGGCCCTGCCAGGGCCGTAGCGCCCGGTGCGGCGACACCAGCAGCCACTCCCCGTTCAGCGGATTATAGCGTCGGTGCGGCTGCTGGGCCAGGTCGAAAGTAGCGGGTGAGGACATGGTAGCGGGGTAGAGCGGGTGTCGGAGAGGTTTGAGAAAATTTCAGAACGTCATGCTGAGCTTGCCGAAGCATCTCTACCGCTTCGTTGCAACAGTATTCAGGCGAAGCGGTAGAGATGCTTCGGCAAGCTCAGCATGACGTTCTTCTTTCATCCTTACAGCACTGAAACCCCGCCGACTATAGTGGTCTGGTAGGTTTCGAGCGGGCGGCCCAGGTGCTGTTGAAACGCGGCGCTGGTGGCGGCAATGAAGCCCGGCACGGCCGCGGCTGGCACCAGGTTGATAGTGCAGCCCCCGAAGCCGCCGCCCATCATGCGCGCGCCCAGCACGGCGGGCTGGCCCTGGGCCAGCTCCACCAGCAAGTCCAGCTCGGGGCAGCTCACCTGGTAGTCGTCGCGCAGGCCGGCGTGCGAGGCGTACATCTGTTGCCCGAAAGCGGCCATGTTGCCGGCCGCCAGGTGCTGGCCGGCTGTTTCCACACGCTGGTTTTCTTCCACCACGTAGCGGCAGCGGCGGTACACCACCTCGCCCAGCTCGGTCTGGTGTTGAGTTAGCTGCGCCAGCGTGGCATCGCGCAGACTGCGTACCTGCGGGTAGTAGCGGTTGAGCACGGCCACGCCCTGCCCGCACTCCTGGCGGCGCGTGTTGTACTCGGAGCTGGCCAGGCTGTGCTTCACGCCCGAGTTGCAGAGCACCAGGTGGTAAGCCGCCGAATCGAAGGGAAAATACTGGTACTCCAATGAGCGGCAATCCAGGCGCACCACCTGGCCCGCCTGCCCGAATAAGCTGGCGAACTGGTCCATGACACCGCACTGCACGCCGGCAAACTCGTGCTCGGCCTGCTGGGCAAGGCGGGCCAGCTCCAGCCGGCTAAGCTCTAGGTGCAGCAGCTCGTTGAGGGCGAAAGCCAGGCCGCATTCCACGGCGGCGGAAGAAGAGAGGCCCGCGCCCATCGGCAC is from Hymenobacter yonginensis and encodes:
- a CDS encoding LacI family DNA-binding transcriptional regulator gives rise to the protein MQNHRASIADLAKALNLSPSTVSRALNNHTTISAATRQRVQELAEQFNYHPNHLAASLRTGRSKLLGVLVPHIEGTFFASVVHGIETVASKAGFRVMICQSNEEVEQEKSNIDTLINAQVEGILVSLSRTTHDTRHFEKVRKRGIPLVFFDRMLETPNVNAVVLDDYQGAYQATTHLIEQGCRRIAHFAGPQHLNIYRNRRLGYLAALNTYGLPEDDALVITSDMKLADGTAGMAQLLALPPAQRPDGLFSASDFSLVGALQTLKAHGLQVPQDMLLAGFSNEIFTSFTEPRLTSVDQRCEQMGQEAVRLFLEILEVGTVEHQPRRVVLPPQLLPRESSVRP
- a CDS encoding sodium:solute symporter family transporter; the encoded protein is MRNGLTTFDLLVFLFYLLGVSGYGYYIYKRKQSKELDSKDYFLAEGSLTWWAIGASMIASNISAEQFIGTSGAGFTQGLAVAAYEWVAAIVLLFVAVFFMPIYLRQKIYTMPQFLEQRYNATLSLIMSIFWLFLYVAVNLTVILYLGALAINNLVGSADGGSFHLILVGLAVFALIITLGGMKVVGYTDVIQVAVLLLGGLATSYLALTLVSEKFGLGHSAIAGFQTLLHSADDHFHMIFAKPTPNSSQEYVSKYLALPGLVMYAGGQWVANLNYWGCNQYITQRALGANLNTARTGILFAALLKLIMPLVVVLPGIAAYVLHQNGSLQAEMSAGGAGVNPDNAYSAILTFLPNGLKGLSLAALTAAIVASLAGKANSISTIFTLDIYRRYLNPQATEAKLVWVGRLTVLLAMLLAISFTWEDLLGVGGNGGFTFVQKYTGYISPGIVAVFLLGMFWKRTTATAAVAGMLGGFGFSLFFNDLAPRLLGAETIFYTAFRNAKGMLEVPFLVSMGWSFFLTVALMALISLTGPAVNPKALHLEKGMFRVAPRQLALITVILLLISALYVKFW
- a CDS encoding UDP-glucose--hexose-1-phosphate uridylyltransferase, translating into MSSPATFDLAQQPHRRYNPLNGEWLLVSPHRALRPWQGQQEAPDTASRPAHDPTCYLCPGNGRVNGDQNPDYRGTFVFDNDFAALREDAPAGSLNQGGLLRAEAESGLGRVICFSPRHDLTLPEMPVADLRRVVDVWTEQFRELAARPDIGYVQIFENKGAVMGCSNPHPHGQIWAQRTVPGEPAKESRQQLAYFQEHGRTLLADYLALELAEQSRVVLENAHWVALVPFWASWPFEALLLPRRAVQDLTQLSEAEKDAFADALQRLTIRYDNLFQTSFPYSAGLHQRPTDGPAYPEWHLHMHFFPPLLRSATVRKFMVGYELLANAQRDITPEWAAEQLRAQPEVHYKAAAANSVT
- the galK gene encoding galactokinase, with the protein product MLAQRVLASFQHRYGTNPLLVRAPGRVNLIGEHTDYNEGFVLPAAIDKEIVFAVALNGLNSARLFSLDKAEACELPLGAAPLQPGATLWANYLLGVVAQLQRRGVAVPGFDCVFGGNVPMGAGLSSSAAVECGLAFALNELLHLELSRLELARLAQQAEHEFAGVQCGVMDQFASLFGQAGQVVRLDCRSLEYQYFPFDSAAYHLVLCNSGVKHSLASSEYNTRRQECGQGVAVLNRYYPQVRSLRDATLAQLTQHQTELGEVVYRRCRYVVEENQRVETAGQHLAAGNMAAFGQQMYASHAGLRDDYQVSCPELDLLVELAQGQPAVLGARMMGGGFGGCTINLVPAAAVPGFIAATSAAFQQHLGRPLETYQTTIVGGVSVL